The following nucleotide sequence is from Candidatus Aegiribacteria sp..
GATGCGTCCAGCCTGGCTCTTATTACCGTGAATGGCAGTACTTTTAACGCCGGTAGCAGATAACTTCGCAACCACTTTGTTAGCGGTATGCTTCATCTGGGTGAAAATGAGAGCTTTGTATATTGATGGGTCGCTCAGAAGAGATAACAGGAGGGCATCCTTGTTCTTTTTCCCGACGAAGAGCACCTTCTGAGTGATGTTCTCCACTACCGGTTGATCTGGTGTGATGGTAATCCGTACGGGATTGCGAACCATGGTTCTGGCCAACTCCACAATTTTTGGAGCCATAGTGGCTGAAAATAGCAGGGTCTGACGATCATCCGGAACATGAGACAACACCCTCTTGATGTCGGGAATGAAACCCATGTCAAGCATCCGATCGCCTTCATCCAGAATAAAAACCTCCACCTCATTCAGGTGGATGAATCCCTGCTGCATCAGATCAAGGAGTCGGCCTGGTGTTGCAACTAGAATGTCGATTCCTTTATTCATGGCTTTAACCTGGTGGAACTGTTTAACTCCACCGTAGATCACAGTATGTCGGAGATTTAAGAAGCGGCCATAAGTATTGATGCTCTCTCCTATCTGCGCAGCGAGTTCTCGTGTCGGGGTGAGAATGAGGGCGCGCGGAGTTCTTAGTTGGGGCCGGCGGTAGTTGCTGTTCAGCCGCTGTAGAAGCGGTAAAGCAAAGGCGGCAGTCTTCCCGGTACCTGTCTGTGCAGTACCCAGGAGGTCCCGTCCTTTCAGCAGGTGCGGAATACATTGTTCCTGAATGGGTGTGGGAGTAGTATAGCCTTCTGCGGCTAAAGCCCGCTGAATTTCCGGAATCAATGTGCCAAAGACACCTTTGGAAGGTTGGAGCTTCGGTTGTGTTGTGGAACTGTCTTTTCGCGAGCCTATCCCGCGAGAGTGTACTTGTTTTTGCATGTTTTTCCTGGTCCGGGGTTTTACAAATCTCTACCCGCCGGACGCGCTGCAAAGAAGGGTCGCAATTATTGCGACAATCGATATCTTCAATTTAATTAATTGGGATGATCGATCTGAATTGCTGGACAATCTCAAGAAGTGCAGTCAGGGCAAATCGCCCTGAAAAACAATGATGATAGAGACTTATCGCTACTGGAATATACTTGGATGTGAATGAAACGCCAACTAATAGCTTTATGAACGCGATTCACAAGCCATGGTTGTCCAGAATAGTGCAAGCACTTCTCTTCGAACCTTGCCGAAAAGAGCCCTGCTTATCGGATCAGATTCTGGTGTTCCCATAATGGGAATGTCAGGATGTATTCATTTCATGTGCCTGCTGCGAAGATATTATTGCCCTGATCAATCCCAGTTACCGATTCTCTCGAACATGCTTTTCTTCAAAGCAGTGCTTGCATTAAACAGGAAGCGCAAGTAATTCAGTATTACCTACTACTGCTTGAGCAGCACACACCTTTCCGTCCGTATGTCGGAACCTGAACGTAATACAATGAAGTAGAGGCCGCTTGACAGTTCACCCTGCTGAAAATCCACACTGGTTGTGCCGGCAGGATAGCCGCCCTCTACGAGTGACCTGACTTTTCTACCGCAAATATCGTACACATCGAGATGAATCTGCGCCGATGCAGGCAGTTCGAAAGATATTGCCGTGCTGCCTGTGAAAGGGTTCGGGCATATCCGTGATAAGGCTACGCATGACAAAACCCCATCACCGGTTTCAATGGACAACTCTGCGGAAACGTAGTTGAACAGAGAATCCATAATAAGGCTCGTAGCACCTGATTCTCCATTGGTAAGAACAATCACAGATGAGTTTTCAGCAGGACAGTAGAACATTTCAGAACTGCCGCCGTACCCGAAGCCCCCTCCGGAGTGTCCCCATATCTCACGACCGCCGTGGTAAGTGCGGTACCAGGCAAGGCCCTGGTGGGGATCAATTCCTGGATACTGGATAGTTAACATGGAATCCACAGTGGTGCTTTCGAGTATTCTGACTCCACCGATCTCACCGCCCTGCATGAAGGCAATAAGATAGTTTTTCAGCTGTAACGCACTAGTTTTCAACCACGCGCCTGGGTAATGAGGGGTGGTGCGATAACCATAGGGTACGTGGGTTGAACCGTTCCAGCTGTAAGGCATTGCCAGCTGTGTTGTGTCAATTGAGCTGATGATGAAGGAAGTGTTGTCCATCAGAAGCGGCTCAAATAGATATTCCCTGCAGTGAAGATCGAATGAATCCGAGTAAGGGCTGACACTTTCAGTGATGGCAGCCAGTACTGTGAAGGAGATAGTCGAGTAATCATAGTCGCTTCCCGGTTCGAAGTTCTGGAAATTGTCAGTGCTGTAGAGCGACCCGCCAGGCACAAAGAACTCCTGACAGAACTCTATGTTCGAGTACGTACTGTCACCCAGAGCGATCAGCTCATCGTTCAGGGCGGGATTATCATCGAGAGCAGATGTATGTGTCAGAATCATCCTTGGTGTAATCGTCACTCCAGGATAGAAAGGATTCTCGATAGTACAGGGCAAATAGTCGCTAATGTCATCATCCAGACCAACTAGCCCGTCTTCCCATAGTTGCATGAAGACGACACCGGTAACGGTTTTACTCGGGGAATACAGGTAGAACAGTGTAGAATCAGTTACAATCGTTCCCTGATTGAAGTTGGCGTCACCGAAAGCTCCACTCCAGATAATAGAATCGCCTGATGCTGCAACGGCGGCGCAACCAGGATAATGATATTGCGCCATGATCTCCAGAATGTAGGCGTCCGGTGGATCAGCAAGGCAAATTCCGTTCGCGGTAATCAGCAGAACTGCAACGGATATGAAAATTGAACCCGGCTTGAATATTCTCATTTCATTCCCCCTCCGTTATTCAAGACCGCAGAGGAATGACAAAGAAGTGCATTGAAAAAAGTGAAATCAGTCCGGAGAAATCCCTGAGCGGACTCATGATTTTTTATATACTTGTATATAGATAACATACGAATACCATTGAGTCAATTGTGCTGTAGAATCCTTATGGGATCAGGTTATTCCCCTGGAGGATCCCAGTGGTCGGCCAGGGGATGTCTTCGTCGGCAATACCTGATGAGATATCGTTTCTAAAGTTCATAAGGATTTGTGCTGCCAGAACCGGACAAATACTGAACTATGCTGATATGGCCAGGGATGCGGATATAGCTTCCAATACAGCAAAAAGCTGACTTTCTATTACATTTTTCACCATGGAACCGTCAGGTTTGAATTGATCTGATGGCAGTGTGATCGCGCCACGAGATCACTGATGTGCCGGCTCTATAGTATGAGCGTTCTCCTCCGTAAACAAGGAATGAGTCATCTTCGGAAGCAAGTGCCTTCATCCAGTTGAGCCCTTTGAAAGAGTCTGTTGTTACTGTTTGTCCGGATTTCATTTCAACAGGAATAAATACGTCTCCCCGGTCAACAATTACATCAACTTCATGTCCGGCTCTATCTCTCCAGAAGTGAAGATTGTTCCTTCTGCCTGAATTGTATCTGGTTTTCAGCATTTCCGAAACTATTAAGTTCTCGAAGAGAGGGCCTCTCATAGATGACAAATTCATTGTTCTTTCCGTCTCTATGGAGAGAAGGTATGAGGCAAGACCGGTATCATGGAAATACAGCTTCGGGGATTTGATGAGTCGCTTCGAGAAATTTCTGTGGTGCGGACGAAGAAGAAACACAATGTAGCAAGCCTCAAGAAGGGATATCCATTCTTTCGCCGTATTGTGAGTAATTCCTGCGTCTGCTGCCATGCTGGAAAGGTTCACCAGCTGACCGATCCTTCCTGCGCATAATCCCACAAAACGCTGGAATACGCTCAGATCTTTCACATTTATCAGTCTGCGGACATCTCGTTCCACATAGGATCTTATGTAGTTACCCGCCCATATGCCGGGATCAAGCTCCCGGTCATGCACAGGAGGATACAATCCGCTGAACATAATACCATCAAGTGTATATGATGGAATGAAATCGGATAGTTCGGACAAGCTGAAGGGCAGCAACTCAAGGTGAGCCGCTCTACCGGCCAGGCTCTGGGTTATTCCTGAAAGAACTCCGAATCTCTGACTACCAGTAAGAATAAAATCACCGGTGCTGCTGCTGAAATCAATAGCTTCCTGCATGTAAGACAACAGATCGGGACAGTGTTGAACTTCGTCGAAGATCGCTCCATCGGGGTAACGGTCAAGAAACAGCCTTGGATCCTCATTTGCTGATCCGCGCGTATCAAGGTTTTCAAGAGAAACATATTCCTTATCAGGAAATGCACTTCTAGCAAGAGTGGTTTTGCCTGATTGACGTGGTCCTGTGATTATCACTACAGGATAACCCCGGGCAAGTTCTTTTACAGTTGCTTCAGCTTCTCTTTTAATCATATGAACATACTAAGCTTGATCGTGCTAATTGTCAATACAATTCTCAATATGCACGAATAAGGTTCTATGTACCTCTGCTCCGGTGTTAACCGCAGAACACTGCAAAGGGATCTGGCTGAGCTTATTGACAGGGGTATCGTTACAAAGGACTCTTCGGACAATCGGAAAACTCAGACTGAGGTGGTCGGAGTAAAAGGTTGATGTAATCCTGATTTCGCTGAAGGGCTTGTTTCAGTATCAGGAGTACAGGGGAGGTAATTCGCCTTTCAACGTTATGACCTTCGGTGGGTTATCGATATCAATGTCCTTCATTCCCTGGTACGTCAGTTCAAACCAGCATTCATCTCCCCAGTCAAAGACGTAGTAGAATTTCTGCTTCAGATTCAGTCCAAGATTCGCTATAGCAATGTTAGAAGCGTCGTACTGCTCGTTGCGGGTCGCGGGGAAGACAGCTTCCGTATCGGTGAACTCGATGGAATCCATTATGACTCTTTTAGATGTGGTTGGCCGAGGGGGCAGGAAGAAAGAATACAGATGCATTTCCTCCATTTCGAATGCCCGGAATATGGCGAAATGAAGATCCATCAATGATTGATCCCCCCTTATGCCGATACTGCGGTAAGTTCTGCGGTCATGCATTAACGCAACTTTCAGTATATGTATTTTGTCATACTCCTCCGGGATATCTTCGCCCGTCTGCTCACTGAAACCATTATCGTCTCCTTCTGAAAATATCTCAAAAAGGTTTTCCCGCACATCATCAAGAGAATCCAGAACTTCCTCTTCCGATACCTTGAATGGAAGGTTCTTCTTTCCAAGCTGATGCATTATATCCGATAGTTTCCCGTCCTGTAATACCTTCATTACGCAGGGCTTAACGCCAGCCTTCTTAAACGCCCTCAGCAGACGGGAGGGAATGGAAAGCTCCATGTCCCTCAGCGAGGGGAGTGGGCTTATCATCTCATGGGCCATTATGTAGTAGGATTTCTCGTCAACGAGGAGCAGGATGTAAGCGTTTGAAGGCCGTTCGCCGGGGCCGCCTATGGCCGCTGGCATCATCAGAAGATCCGCCTGTACGGGGCCATTGCTCACCGGGAGCTTCCAGATGCTTCTCAGAAGTTCGTTCTGTATAACGAATTGTTTTTTGTACTCCGGGTTCTCCGGGACCTTTTCAATACTGTCCCTCCACCCGCCGCCTTCCTGAAGTACACGGTACATACACCTGGTATTATCGCTTCCGAGTTCGAGGAAGTTGGTGAAATCGCCCCTCCGGAAAACCTCCACAGCCTGTTCCAGGAAGATGATCATCCGGGCAGCTTCGTCACCTTCGATATACCAGGGCATGTACCCCGGCCTGTGGGATCTGAATACCGGTATGCCCCGGTCCCGTTCTAGATCAAGCCCGAGCGATTCAGCGAACATTCTGTCCTTTTCTTCCAGGCTTTCCGGGGGATCGAAGGTAACAGACAGCATTGTAAGCTCCAGTAAACATTCAGAACTGTAGATGTACCGAAGTTTGTCCAGAGAGGCTTCTCCTATGTACGCCATCACACCTGAAACCTGCCCCAGTTCTCCAATGACAGCGATGTAACCGTTCACGGCGTCCTCCGGAAGACGGACGCCGAAGACACTGCATTCCGGCAGGCTATTCCATGGTTTAAGTTGAGATATCTCCTCCGCGAGGTTGAACAGTCTCTTCCACTGGTTATCGGACGGCGCTTTTCCGGTCATACCTTATCTCCTGCCATTCAGTATACGATGCGCTCCGTTCAATCGAGGATTTCACCGGCATCACCGGTGTTCATGTATCGGTATCCGGGTATCTGAGAATCTTATTCAAGGAAGTACCGGAACTGGAATTCCGTTTCGTATTCGTTGTTGGTTTGAGAATATTACTCGTTTTACGATAGGTCAAGTAAGTAAACCACTTCTGTGTTTCGGTTGAGTCACTGTATTTACTTCAGTTGATTTTCTTACTGAAAATCGGTTTATTCTTTGTCCAGCGCTTCCCTTAAACTGACCGCCAGCTCTTTGGAGGTGAATGGCTTCTGAATGAAGAGCACGCCTTCATCCAGCACACCGTGGTGGGCTATTACGTTGGCTGTGTAACCGGACATGAAAAGACGTTTGATATCAGGATAGATTGACAGCAGATTCCTGGCCAGATCCCTGCCGTTCATCTCGGGCATCACCACATCGGTCATCAGCAGATGGATATTGCCGGAATACTCCCTGGCCAGCCGTATCGC
It contains:
- a CDS encoding plasmid pRiA4b ORF-3 family protein, whose translation is MTGKAPSDNQWKRLFNLAEEISQLKPWNSLPECSVFGVRLPEDAVNGYIAVIGELGQVSGVMAYIGEASLDKLRYIYSSECLLELTMLSVTFDPPESLEEKDRMFAESLGLDLERDRGIPVFRSHRPGYMPWYIEGDEAARMIIFLEQAVEVFRRGDFTNFLELGSDNTRCMYRVLQEGGGWRDSIEKVPENPEYKKQFVIQNELLRSIWKLPVSNGPVQADLLMMPAAIGGPGERPSNAYILLLVDEKSYYIMAHEMISPLPSLRDMELSIPSRLLRAFKKAGVKPCVMKVLQDGKLSDIMHQLGKKNLPFKVSEEEVLDSLDDVRENLFEIFSEGDDNGFSEQTGEDIPEEYDKIHILKVALMHDRRTYRSIGIRGDQSLMDLHFAIFRAFEMEEMHLYSFFLPPRPTTSKRVIMDSIEFTDTEAVFPATRNEQYDASNIAIANLGLNLKQKFYYVFDWGDECWFELTYQGMKDIDIDNPPKVITLKGELPPLYS
- a CDS encoding ATP-binding protein, with amino-acid sequence MIKREAEATVKELARGYPVVIITGPRQSGKTTLARSAFPDKEYVSLENLDTRGSANEDPRLFLDRYPDGAIFDEVQHCPDLLSYMQEAIDFSSSTGDFILTGSQRFGVLSGITQSLAGRAAHLELLPFSLSELSDFIPSYTLDGIMFSGLYPPVHDRELDPGIWAGNYIRSYVERDVRRLINVKDLSVFQRFVGLCAGRIGQLVNLSSMAADAGITHNTAKEWISLLEACYIVFLLRPHHRNFSKRLIKSPKLYFHDTGLASYLLSIETERTMNLSSMRGPLFENLIVSEMLKTRYNSGRRNNLHFWRDRAGHEVDVIVDRGDVFIPVEMKSGQTVTTDSFKGLNWMKALASEDDSFLVYGGERSYYRAGTSVISWRDHTAIRSIQT
- a CDS encoding DEAD/DEAH box helicase translates to MQKQVHSRGIGSRKDSSTTQPKLQPSKGVFGTLIPEIQRALAAEGYTTPTPIQEQCIPHLLKGRDLLGTAQTGTGKTAAFALPLLQRLNSNYRRPQLRTPRALILTPTRELAAQIGESINTYGRFLNLRHTVIYGGVKQFHQVKAMNKGIDILVATPGRLLDLMQQGFIHLNEVEVFILDEGDRMLDMGFIPDIKRVLSHVPDDRQTLLFSATMAPKIVELARTMVRNPVRITITPDQPVVENITQKVLFVGKKNKDALLLSLLSDPSIYKALIFTQMKHTANKVVAKLSATGVKSTAIHGNKSQAGRIRALDGFKQGRFRVLVATDVAARGLDVDDITHVINYDLPIESETYVHRIGRTARAGENGDAISFCCAEDRAYLRGIEHLLGKPLPTEMEHAYHCHEAFRSNLPAPKNFGRGNGNRTSRSKGTRSRSRGYSRGKR
- a CDS encoding serine hydrolase, which produces MRIFKPGSIFISVAVLLITANGICLADPPDAYILEIMAQYHYPGCAAVAASGDSIIWSGAFGDANFNQGTIVTDSTLFYLYSPSKTVTGVVFMQLWEDGLVGLDDDISDYLPCTIENPFYPGVTITPRMILTHTSALDDNPALNDELIALGDSTYSNIEFCQEFFVPGGSLYSTDNFQNFEPGSDYDYSTISFTVLAAITESVSPYSDSFDLHCREYLFEPLLMDNTSFIISSIDTTQLAMPYSWNGSTHVPYGYRTTPHYPGAWLKTSALQLKNYLIAFMQGGEIGGVRILESTTVDSMLTIQYPGIDPHQGLAWYRTYHGGREIWGHSGGGFGYGGSSEMFYCPAENSSVIVLTNGESGATSLIMDSLFNYVSAELSIETGDGVLSCVALSRICPNPFTGSTAISFELPASAQIHLDVYDICGRKVRSLVEGGYPAGTTSVDFQQGELSSGLYFIVLRSGSDIRTERCVLLKQ